In Chloroflexota bacterium, the DNA window GGCCGCCGTGGCGACCCTTGGCGATCCGATGCAGGCCGCCGTTGCGGGGCTCACCGCCGGCGCAGCCGACGCCGGCGCGCCCGTCCTTCTGGCCGGGGGGACCCAGATGATCGCCATCGCCGCCCTCGTCGAGCGCCTCGCCAGCGTTGGCGTTGCGCCGCGGCCACATATGGTGGTCGCGACGACGCGCTGGGTGGCCGAAGACACGACAGCCGACCCGGTCGGCCTCATGCGCGAAGCCGGGAATTATCCGCTCCTCGCAACGGCCCTCACCTTCGCCGCGTCCCCGTTTCCGGCGCTGCGCCTGTATGAATCCGGTCTGGTAAAAGAGGGGGTGGGCGCGGGCGGCGCGGCCGTCGCCGCGAGCCTGGCTTCGAACATTTCCAGCGACCGCCTTCGCCAACAGGTCGAGGAGCGGTACGCGGCCATGCTGGGAGAGAGCGGCTCCGCGCCGCTGGGAACGGAGATCACGCCATCCGCGATTCGATGAATGTGACGATGAACCAGGTCGCGGAAACGACCTGCGGTAAATCCACGTTCCGGTGGGGCGCCAAGACGTACGTCATGGGCGTCGTCAACGTCACGCCCGACTCCTTCTCGGGCGACGGAACGCTGGACCCGGCAGCCGCCGTGGCGCGAGGCGTTGAAATGGCGGCGAACGGCGCCGACATTCTGGACGTTGGGGGCGAGTCCACGCGCCCGGGCGCGCTGCCCGTAGATCCGCGAGAGGAGCTGCGGCGCGTCGTCCCGGTGATCGCGGGGCTCGCCGCGCGCGTCTCGGTCCCAATTTCGATCGATACGTCCCATGCGGCGGTGGCCGAGGCCGCGCTCGACGCCGGCGCGGTCATCGTCAATGACGTGTGGGGATTTCGCCGAGACCCCGATCTCGCGCCCATCGTCGCGCGACGGGGCACGTGTGCCGTGGCCATGCACAACCGCTCCGCGGAGGCGCGCCATCTTGAGCAGCTTGGCGGCTACTTTCCCGAGGTGGACTACGACGACGTCATCGCGTCCATTTTGAAGGGCCTCCGGTCGAGCATCGCGATCCTCACCGAGGCCGGCGTCCCACGCGAGCGGATGATCGTCGATCCGGGGATCGGCTTCGGCAAAACGCCTGCCCACAATTTGGAGATTTTGGCGCGGCTCCAGGAGCTACGCGCTCTCGGCCAGCCGATCTTGATCGGCCCTTCGCGCAAGTCGTTCATCGGCATAACCTTGGGCCTCCCGCCGGATCAGCGGGTGGAGGGCACGGCGGCGGCGGTCGCTCTCGGTATCCGGGCCGGCGCAGACATCGTCCGCGTTCACGATCTGCCCGCCATGGCCCGCGTCGCCCGCATGGCCGACGCCATTGTCCGCCGGCCGTCCAGCGCATGACTGACGGGACCGAGCAGATCGACGCCGCGCGATTCTTCGATGGCGTCCCCGACCTCGAGCGCGGCGACCCTCCGGTGGGCGGCCTGACCCTTGACCGTACGCGCGAGATCCTGCTGGCGCTGCGCAATCCCCAGCGCCGCTACCCATCGGTCCTCATTGCCGGGACCAATGGGAAGGGCTCGACTGCCGCCATGATCGAGCGGGCCCTTCGCGCCGCCGGCTTGCGCACCGGCCTCTACACGCAGCCCCACCTCCACGAACTTCGCGAACGCGTGCGGATCAACGGTCAGCCGATCGATCCCGACGGATTCGCGGAGGGTTTGCGCCGCGTGCGGGAGGCGCTCGCGGGCGTGTCCGCCGCCGACCGGCCGACCACCGCGTACGAGATCATGACGGTCCTCGCTCTGGAGCGCTTCGCGCGCGCGCCAGTCGACGTGGCGGTGCTCGAGGTCGGGCTGGGCGGTCGCCTCGACTCCACGAACGTCGTCGACGCGGCGGTCTCCGTCATCACACCCATTAGCCTCGACCATACCCAGATCCTCGGCGACACCATCGCCGCTATCGCGGCTGAGAAGGCGGACATCATCAAGCCCGGCCGCCCGTGTGTGGTCGCGCCCCAGGGGCCCGAGGCCATGGACGTCATCGTTCGGACCGCGAACGCACGGGGCGCGCGCCTGCGCGAGGTGGGGTCGCGCGCGGCGCGCTGGGACGATCCACCCCGCGACCGCGACCTGCTCACCGCGGTGGGACGCATCGAAACCGTGCGCCCGGCCCTGCCCGGGAGCTACCAGCGAACGAACGTCGCCACCGCGGTCGCGGCCCTCGACGCGCTCCGCGATGAGTGCATCGGCCCGATCGGCCTGAACCCCGTGCGCGTCGGCATCGAGACCGCTGAGTGGCCCGGGCGCTTCGAGGTCGTGGCCGGCGACCCGCCCATCGTGCTGGACGGGGCCCACAACCCGGCCGGCGCCTCAGCGCTGGCGGACTCGTTGGCGAGCGCTTATCCGAACCGGCCGGCCGTCTTCGTGCTCGGCGTCGGACGCGACAAAGACGCGGATGGAATCGTCAGCGCGCTCCTCGGCGCAGCGAGCCGGACCGGGCACGCGGGGCCGATCATCATCGCGACGCGAGCCGAGCACCCG includes these proteins:
- a CDS encoding TIGR00303 family protein — protein: AAVATLGDPMQAAVAGLTAGAADAGAPVLLAGGTQMIAIAALVERLASVGVAPRPHMVVATTRWVAEDTTADPVGLMREAGNYPLLATALTFAASPFPALRLYESGLVKEGVGAGGAAVAASLASNISSDRLRQQVEERYAAMLGESGSAPLGTEITPSAIR
- the folP gene encoding dihydropteroate synthase, producing the protein MNQVAETTCGKSTFRWGAKTYVMGVVNVTPDSFSGDGTLDPAAAVARGVEMAANGADILDVGGESTRPGALPVDPREELRRVVPVIAGLAARVSVPISIDTSHAAVAEAALDAGAVIVNDVWGFRRDPDLAPIVARRGTCAVAMHNRSAEARHLEQLGGYFPEVDYDDVIASILKGLRSSIAILTEAGVPRERMIVDPGIGFGKTPAHNLEILARLQELRALGQPILIGPSRKSFIGITLGLPPDQRVEGTAAAVALGIRAGADIVRVHDLPAMARVARMADAIVRRPSSA
- a CDS encoding folylpolyglutamate synthase/dihydrofolate synthase family protein yields the protein MTDGTEQIDAARFFDGVPDLERGDPPVGGLTLDRTREILLALRNPQRRYPSVLIAGTNGKGSTAAMIERALRAAGLRTGLYTQPHLHELRERVRINGQPIDPDGFAEGLRRVREALAGVSAADRPTTAYEIMTVLALERFARAPVDVAVLEVGLGGRLDSTNVVDAAVSVITPISLDHTQILGDTIAAIAAEKADIIKPGRPCVVAPQGPEAMDVIVRTANARGARLREVGSRAARWDDPPRDRDLLTAVGRIETVRPALPGSYQRTNVATAVAALDALRDECIGPIGLNPVRVGIETAEWPGRFEVVAGDPPIVLDGAHNPAGASALADSLASAYPNRPAVFVLGVGRDKDADGIVSALLGAASRTGHAGPIIIATRAEHPRALDPAHLAAVARRQGASVTTERTVSAAVARARAVARPGDVVVIAGSLYVIAEAREAIGLAEARERAVFDPWATR